The following coding sequences lie in one Deinococcus cellulosilyticus NBRC 106333 = KACC 11606 genomic window:
- a CDS encoding agmatine deiminase family protein: MLHLKEPTPHSLGFRMPAEWAEHAATWISWPSDNELWFGHLEAVRKEFTELVKTIARFEPVHVLVRDDEAHQDATTRLAGVGGLTFHKIPLDDVWFRDNGPIFIKRGEDLSFVNWIFNSWGEKFNWQKDNEAPEAVAEYLDIAHWDVDVVMEGGSLEVNGLGLCMTTKQCLLEPKRNPNLTPEQLEGYLKEYLGITKVLWLEDGLENDHTDGHIDTIIRFTNENTVVCSIDTNVEDPNHATMQRNLDLLRTFTDQDGNPLNIIELPLPKNRLELEGDRLPPTYANFYIGNGFVVVPTYGDPNDERAIDILKPLFPDREVIGLSSRAIINGGGSFHCVTQQQPKGVIWKG, translated from the coding sequence CGCCACCTGGATCAGCTGGCCCAGTGACAATGAACTGTGGTTCGGCCATCTGGAGGCGGTGCGCAAGGAATTCACCGAACTGGTCAAGACCATCGCAAGATTCGAGCCTGTGCATGTGCTGGTTCGTGACGATGAAGCCCACCAGGACGCCACCACCCGCCTTGCCGGAGTGGGAGGCCTGACCTTCCACAAGATTCCCCTGGACGATGTGTGGTTCAGAGACAACGGCCCCATCTTCATCAAAAGGGGAGAGGACCTCAGTTTCGTCAACTGGATCTTCAACAGCTGGGGCGAGAAATTCAACTGGCAGAAAGACAATGAAGCTCCAGAAGCTGTGGCAGAGTACCTGGACATTGCCCACTGGGATGTGGATGTGGTGATGGAAGGGGGTTCTCTGGAAGTGAACGGGCTGGGCCTGTGCATGACCACAAAGCAGTGCCTGCTGGAGCCCAAACGCAACCCCAACCTCACCCCTGAACAGCTTGAGGGTTACCTGAAAGAGTATCTGGGCATCACCAAGGTGCTTTGGCTGGAAGACGGTCTGGAGAACGACCACACCGACGGTCACATCGACACCATCATCCGGTTCACCAATGAAAACACCGTGGTGTGCAGCATCGACACCAACGTGGAAGATCCCAACCATGCCACCATGCAACGCAACCTGGACCTGCTCAGGACCTTCACCGATCAGGATGGCAACCCCCTGAACATCATTGAGCTGCCCCTCCCGAAAAATCGTCTGGAACTTGAAGGAGACCGCCTGCCTCCCACCTACGCCAACTTCTACATCGGCAATGGCTTTGTGGTGGTGCCCACCTACGGGGACCCCAATGATGAGCGGGCAATCGACATCCTCAAGCCCCTCTTCCCGGACCGTGAAGTGATTGGTCTCTCCAGCCGGGCCATCATCAATGGTGGAGGCTCTTTCCACTGCGTCACCCAGCAGCAGCCCAAGGGTGTGATCTGGAAGGGGTAA